The Sporosarcina sp. 6E9 genome segment GTTGACCTTCATTTTCATCTTTAGGCATCATAATGACCAAATTAGGCATATGTCTCAAAAATGCAATATCAAAAACGCCTTGATGCGTTTCACCGTCGGCTCCGACAAGTCCAGAGCGGTCAATACCGATGAAAACATTTAGATTTTGACGTGAGATATCATGAAGAATCTGATCATAAGCTCGTTGTAAAAAGGTCGAGTAGATCGCAAGGAATGGTTTCATTCCTTGTGTTGCAAGTCCGGCTGACATTGTCGATGCATGTTGTTCGGCAATACCCACATCGAAAAATCTGTCCGGGAATTCTGTTGCAAATGACTCCAGTTTGGATCCTACAGGCATCGCAGGCGTTATCGCTACGATTCTCTTATCGACTCGTGCTAAATCACTCAATGAATCAGCTATCAGACCACTCCATGACGGTGCGACAGATGATGATTTCACAAAATCTCCTGTTTCAATCTTATACGGTCCAGTGCCGTGCCATGTCCCTATTTTGTCGTCTTCGGCAGGACGATATCCTTTACCTTTTTTGGTAATTACATGAAGAATAACAGGACCATCCATTTTTTTAGCGTATTGAAGATTTCTTTCCAAATCGGCGAAATCATGGCCATCTACTGGGCCTAAATAAGTAAAACCAAGCTCTTCGAAAAAGACGCCAGAAACGAGTAAATATTTCAAGCTATCTTTTACACGTTCAGCGGCTGATGCCACCCTGCCACCAACGGCAGGAATCTTTTTCAAAATATATTCCAATTCATCTTTAGCGGAATTGTATTTTCCTGCAGTTCTAAGTTTTCCTAAAATCGTATGAAGCGCCCCGACGTTTGGCGCGATTGACATTTCATTATCATTTAAGATGACTAGCATATTGGTTTTTTCATGTCCGATATGATTCAGCGCTTCCAGTGCCATTCCGCCTGTAAGAGCTCCATCACCGATTACAGGTATGACATAATTTTCATCACCTTTAATATCTCTTGCTACTGCCATTCCCATAGCGGCTGATAATGAAGTTGAACTATGACCTGCTTCCCATACATCGTGATCGCTTTCGTTCATTTTCGGAAACCCACATAGACCTTTGTATTGCCTTAGTGTATCAAAATCTCCCGCGCGTCCCGTTAAAATTTTGTGAACGTATGCTTGGTGTCCAACATCCCATAAGATTTTATCTTTTGGGCTATCGAAAACCTTATGAAGCATAAGCGTTAGTTCGACTACACCCAGATTTGGACCAATATGACCGCCAGTTACAGATAATTTTTCGACGAGAAACTGTCGAATATCTTCCGCAAGTTCTTTCAATTGTTCTTTATTCATTTTTTTAACAAAAGACGGATTTTCGATTTTAGTGAGGTTCACTGTAATCACACACCTTCACATTTTAATTGCCGCACTCTAATTTCCACTTGTTAACATTATATCAACTAGAATAACTAGCACAAGGGTTTCATTTGATTAATATTTGCGATTCACAATAAAATCAGCAAATTGAAGTAGTAAAGATTCTTCATTGTCAATAAACGATAATGAATTCCTTGCTAACTGATGATGATAATCCAGTTGCTCTTTCGCTTTTTCGAGTCCAAGTAGACTAGGGTAAGTAACTTTTCCACTAGATACATCGCTACCAACATTTTTCCCGAGTTCTTCGGTCGTCGACGTCACATCTAAAATATCATCCTGTATCTGAAAAGTTAAACCAATATTTTTGGCAAATTCTTGCAAATTGATCATCTTTTCATCATCGACGCCAGCAAGTAATGCGCCTGCCTCGATACAAAATGACAGTAGTGCGCCTGTTTTGTTCAAATGGATACGCTTTAATTGCTCTAAAGTTAAGTCCATTTTTTCTCCCTCTAAATCGAGCACTTGCCCACCTACCATGCCTTCTGCACCAGATGCAATGGAAAGGAGTCGGATGAGTTTAATCGCAATTTCAGGCGGAGTGTTGTTAAGATTGGTCAAAATTTCAAAGGCTAATGATTGTAGCGCATCTCCTGCTAGTATTGCCATTGCCTCGCCGTATACTTTATGGTTAGTCAATTTTCCGCGTCTATAATCATCATTGTCCATACTTGGCAAATCATCATGTATGAGAGAATATGTGTGTATGAGTTCAACAGCGCACGCAACTTGTAAGGCATCTTTTGATGATGCGCCGAGGTCCTCCAATGTCGCTAAAACCAATAGAGGACGAATTTTCTTCCCGCCAGCACGAACGGAATATATCATAGAAGAATGAAGCGTTTTAGGCGTGTTTATTTGCGAAAGCAGTTCTGTTATCCTATTTTCAATTTCATGAACGTTCTGTTCGATAAATTCATTAAGATTATTCTTCATCTTTACTGGTTCCTTGGACCGGATCGAATTCTATTTTATTATCATTTTGATCAATAATTGAAATCAGTTGTTTTTCAGCATTCTGAAGTTTTTCATGACAATAAGAGGATAATTCCATTCCTTTTTTATATAAACTGATTGCATCTTCGAGCGGTACTTCCCCTGTTTCTAATTTCTTCACGACTTCTTCCAAATCAAGCATTGCTTCTTCAAATCGGATTGGTTGTTTTCCCATTTATTCTTCCTCCCTCTCTTCACGGCTTATCGAATTAATCGTTGCAATCGCGGAACCATCTTGTAATTGAATTTCAATATCCATTCCTGTTTGTATTGACGCTACTTTATTGATAATTGTTCCTTCGTGGTAAACGATTGAGTATCCCCGCTCCATGACTGTGAGCGGATTTAGTGCATTCAACATGCGGACTGTGCTTGAAAAACGGTTCGCATGCACGCGGTAATCATGTTGAATTGTTCGGGTTAATCGGTCTGATAACCCCAGCACTTCACGTTTGTTTTCAATAATTTGTTTCATCGGTGAGTATGTGGATAGCATATTCGTCATACGTTCTAACGCCAACTTATCACGGTTTGTCAAATCTTGACCACTTCTTTGGAGTCTTTCTTCAATCGTAACTAATCTCTCAGTAAAAGGACGATATAATCTTTCCGGAAATTGTAACGGATAAGATGATTGCAAGCTTTCCAATCTTTTTTGTTCTGTTGCTATTTTTTGCGATAAAGAGCGGTATAGAGAACTTTTTCGTTCTAACAATCTCTCTACTAATTCATCTTGGGCAGGAACTGCTAACTCTGCCGCCGCCGTTGGTGTTGGTGCCCTTCTATCTGCAACAAAGTCGGCAATTGTCGTATCTGTTTCGTGACCGACTGCACTTATGATTGGGATTCGACTCGAAAAAATAGCTCGAGCAACTTCTTCCTCATTAAAGGCCCACAAATCTTCAATTGAACCACCGCCTCGACCGACAATCAGAACATCGATAGTGCCTAGTCGATTCGCTTGTTCAATCGCGCTAACAATTGTAGGTGCAGCCCCTGAACCTTGTACAACTGCCGGAAATAAAACTGTTTCAGCTAATGGATAACGCCTTCCGATCGTTGTACAAATATCTTGGATAGCTGCCCCTGTTTGAGCAGTTACAACACCGATTCTGTGAGGAAACTTAGGCAGTGGACTTTTCCACTTTTCATTGAA includes the following:
- the dxs gene encoding 1-deoxy-D-xylulose-5-phosphate synthase, producing the protein MNLTKIENPSFVKKMNKEQLKELAEDIRQFLVEKLSVTGGHIGPNLGVVELTLMLHKVFDSPKDKILWDVGHQAYVHKILTGRAGDFDTLRQYKGLCGFPKMNESDHDVWEAGHSSTSLSAAMGMAVARDIKGDENYVIPVIGDGALTGGMALEALNHIGHEKTNMLVILNDNEMSIAPNVGALHTILGKLRTAGKYNSAKDELEYILKKIPAVGGRVASAAERVKDSLKYLLVSGVFFEELGFTYLGPVDGHDFADLERNLQYAKKMDGPVILHVITKKGKGYRPAEDDKIGTWHGTGPYKIETGDFVKSSSVAPSWSGLIADSLSDLARVDKRIVAITPAMPVGSKLESFATEFPDRFFDVGIAEQHASTMSAGLATQGMKPFLAIYSTFLQRAYDQILHDISRQNLNVFIGIDRSGLVGADGETHQGVFDIAFLRHMPNLVIMMPKDENEGQHMVKTAIEYNDGPIALRYPRGNGLGVPLDERTYSIPIGSWEVLREGTDAAILTFGTSIPMAQEAAELLAEKGIQVRVVNARFIKPLDTMMLDELFGMKMPIMTVEEGVLAGGFGSAVLEYAHDVSYSEAPIQRMGIPDKFIEHGDVNELLAEIGMTADHLAQNVLSIATKKTVERGVV
- a CDS encoding polyprenyl synthetase family protein, which codes for MKNNLNEFIEQNVHEIENRITELLSQINTPKTLHSSMIYSVRAGGKKIRPLLVLATLEDLGASSKDALQVACAVELIHTYSLIHDDLPSMDNDDYRRGKLTNHKVYGEAMAILAGDALQSLAFEILTNLNNTPPEIAIKLIRLLSIASGAEGMVGGQVLDLEGEKMDLTLEQLKRIHLNKTGALLSFCIEAGALLAGVDDEKMINLQEFAKNIGLTFQIQDDILDVTSTTEELGKNVGSDVSSGKVTYPSLLGLEKAKEQLDYHHQLARNSLSFIDNEESLLLQFADFIVNRKY
- a CDS encoding exodeoxyribonuclease VII small subunit, which gives rise to MGKQPIRFEEAMLDLEEVVKKLETGEVPLEDAISLYKKGMELSSYCHEKLQNAEKQLISIIDQNDNKIEFDPVQGTSKDEE
- the xseA gene encoding exodeoxyribonuclease VII large subunit, giving the protein MTRNPYLSVQALTKYVKRKFDADPHLRNVYVKGELSNVTNHTSGHIYFTLKDEHSRIRSAMFRSSASTLKFRPENGMNVLITGDVSVYEASGQYQLYVQTMEPDGIGALYLAFEQLKESLEKEGLFNEKWKSPLPKFPHRIGVVTAQTGAAIQDICTTIGRRYPLAETVLFPAVVQGSGAAPTIVSAIEQANRLGTIDVLIVGRGGGSIEDLWAFNEEEVARAIFSSRIPIISAVGHETDTTIADFVADRRAPTPTAAAELAVPAQDELVERLLERKSSLYRSLSQKIATEQKRLESLQSSYPLQFPERLYRPFTERLVTIEERLQRSGQDLTNRDKLALERMTNMLSTYSPMKQIIENKREVLGLSDRLTRTIQHDYRVHANRFSSTVRMLNALNPLTVMERGYSIVYHEGTIINKVASIQTGMDIEIQLQDGSAIATINSISREEREEE